In Parasegetibacter sp. NRK P23, a single genomic region encodes these proteins:
- a CDS encoding S41 family peptidase: protein MKKLVWSAFTLLACFSAFAQTDPLWMRYPSISPDGSTIVFSYKGDLYKVPSAGGDAIPLTLHEAHDYMPVWSHDGKQIAFASDRYGNFDVFVMPATGGEPTRLTYHSANDFPYDFSNDSKQVLFGSARNIPEKNVRFYSPRLFQNLYTVPATGGRSVLITSAGVENAHYNSKGTQVVFQDRKGYEDPWRKHQTSSVSRDIWLMDVKGNTYRKISGYQGENREPIFSNDDQFIYYLSEKDGIQNIYQAPVLNRMAERRLTDFKTHPVRHLSASNNNTLCFTWNGEIYTLKEGSTPQKVAIRITNDGRAGVEKNVSINGNVTQFELSPNGKEIAFVTRGEIFVTSVEGGQTKRITNTPQQERMVQWSPDGRSLVYAAERNNSWDIYKASISRKEEPYFYASTVINEEPLIATKAEEFQPKFSPDGKEIAYVEERNILKVYNIASKQTRTLLPVGRNYSYSDGDWDFNWSPDGKWIVSDDSEGNWFTGNAAIIKADASAGIQHPLKSGFGQGNPKWAMKGKVLTWTSAREGRKSLANQGSREVDIYAGFFDKELYDRFNLSKEDYALLKEKEEKEKTDKEKTDKETPAADKKGTKTTEPKKEEKAWSPDLENFENRVARLTINSSSVSDYVLNEDGSKLYYLASFEKGFDLWVTDTRTHDTKILAKLGGSPSGIEMSKDGKTLFVTNRGSLVKVDESGKVSPIGINGEMVLNQAKEREYILDHAVRQVEKKFYDPKLHGLDWAALHKNYARFLPHISNNYDFQELLSEILGELNASHTGGRYSPQMQNPDATAVLGLLYDESIGGNGLKVTEVIAGGPLDKSSSRVKAGTVIEKIDGESITDGADWAKFLNRKTGKNTLLSLYDPTTKTRWEETVQPISFGEEASLMYKRWLKMMDDMVRKLSDGKIGYVHVQGMNDGSFRNTFDVVLGKNFDKEALIVDTRFNGGGWLHDDLNTFLSGKQYLSFAPQGNRLKDGEPMGRWSKPSVVLMSEGNYSDAFIFPYIYKQNGIGKLVGMPVPGTGTAVWWETQIDPTLVFGIPMVATIGKENRPTENLQLEPDIRVPLPYEDFLNGRDPQIEAAVKEMLKEISEKKKGF from the coding sequence ATGAAAAAACTTGTTTGGTCGGCATTCACCCTGCTGGCCTGTTTTTCTGCATTCGCGCAAACGGATCCTTTGTGGATGCGCTACCCGTCCATCTCTCCTGATGGAAGCACCATTGTTTTCAGCTACAAGGGGGACCTTTATAAAGTACCATCCGCCGGAGGCGATGCCATTCCCCTTACCCTCCACGAGGCCCACGATTACATGCCCGTATGGAGCCACGATGGCAAACAGATAGCTTTCGCCAGCGACCGCTACGGGAACTTCGATGTATTCGTGATGCCTGCTACCGGAGGAGAACCCACCAGGCTTACGTACCACTCCGCCAACGATTTTCCTTACGATTTCTCTAACGACAGCAAACAGGTGCTTTTCGGCAGCGCAAGGAATATCCCGGAGAAAAATGTCCGGTTCTACAGCCCGCGCCTTTTCCAGAACCTGTACACGGTTCCCGCTACCGGTGGCCGTTCTGTACTGATCACCTCCGCCGGGGTGGAGAACGCGCATTATAACAGTAAAGGTACACAGGTGGTGTTCCAGGACAGAAAAGGCTATGAAGATCCCTGGCGCAAACACCAGACATCTTCCGTGAGCCGCGACATCTGGCTGATGGACGTGAAAGGCAATACCTACCGAAAAATAAGTGGTTATCAGGGGGAGAACAGGGAACCCATTTTCAGCAACGACGACCAGTTCATCTACTACCTCAGTGAAAAAGACGGTATTCAGAATATTTACCAGGCACCCGTCCTGAACCGCATGGCTGAACGCCGCCTCACCGATTTCAAAACACATCCCGTAAGGCACCTCAGCGCCAGCAACAACAATACGCTCTGCTTTACCTGGAATGGTGAAATATATACTTTGAAGGAAGGAAGCACGCCACAGAAAGTAGCCATCAGGATTACCAACGATGGCCGCGCAGGCGTAGAAAAGAACGTGTCCATCAACGGGAACGTTACACAGTTTGAACTTTCTCCCAACGGTAAAGAAATCGCTTTCGTTACCCGCGGGGAAATATTCGTGACCAGCGTGGAAGGCGGACAAACCAAACGCATCACCAATACACCCCAACAGGAACGTATGGTGCAATGGAGTCCCGATGGCAGAAGCCTGGTGTACGCCGCTGAAAGGAACAATAGCTGGGATATTTACAAAGCCAGCATTTCCCGGAAGGAAGAACCTTATTTTTACGCGTCCACGGTAATTAATGAAGAGCCGTTGATTGCCACGAAAGCAGAAGAGTTCCAGCCGAAATTCTCTCCCGATGGCAAGGAAATCGCTTATGTGGAAGAAAGAAATATCCTGAAAGTGTACAATATCGCTTCAAAGCAAACCCGCACGTTGCTGCCCGTGGGAAGGAACTATTCTTATTCCGATGGCGACTGGGATTTTAACTGGAGCCCCGATGGCAAATGGATCGTTTCCGATGACAGCGAAGGCAACTGGTTCACAGGAAACGCCGCCATCATTAAGGCAGACGCTTCCGCAGGTATTCAACATCCGTTGAAAAGCGGCTTCGGCCAGGGTAATCCTAAATGGGCCATGAAAGGAAAGGTCCTCACCTGGACCAGTGCCCGCGAAGGCCGTAAATCGCTCGCCAACCAGGGCAGCAGGGAAGTAGACATCTACGCCGGATTCTTCGATAAAGAATTGTACGACAGGTTCAACCTGAGCAAAGAAGATTATGCATTACTGAAAGAAAAAGAAGAGAAGGAGAAAACCGATAAAGAGAAGACCGATAAAGAAACGCCGGCCGCCGATAAGAAAGGGACGAAAACAACCGAGCCGAAGAAAGAAGAAAAGGCATGGTCGCCCGATTTGGAAAACTTCGAGAACCGAGTGGCGCGCCTTACCATCAACAGCTCTTCCGTTTCCGATTATGTGTTGAATGAAGATGGCAGTAAATTGTATTACCTCGCTTCCTTCGAGAAAGGCTTCGACCTTTGGGTAACCGATACGCGTACCCACGATACGAAGATTCTCGCTAAACTGGGCGGTTCTCCCAGCGGTATTGAAATGAGCAAGGACGGTAAAACACTGTTCGTGACCAACCGTGGCTCTCTGGTGAAAGTGGATGAATCCGGCAAAGTATCGCCTATCGGTATCAATGGCGAGATGGTGCTGAACCAGGCGAAGGAGAGGGAATATATTCTTGACCACGCCGTGCGCCAGGTGGAAAAGAAATTCTACGATCCCAAACTGCATGGCCTCGATTGGGCAGCTTTGCACAAGAACTACGCCAGGTTCCTGCCGCATATTTCCAACAATTACGATTTCCAGGAACTGCTGAGTGAAATACTCGGCGAACTGAACGCTTCGCATACAGGAGGACGTTATTCTCCCCAAATGCAGAATCCCGACGCGACCGCCGTACTTGGTTTATTGTACGACGAAAGTATTGGTGGAAACGGGCTGAAGGTGACCGAAGTGATTGCCGGCGGCCCGCTCGATAAATCGTCCAGCAGGGTAAAAGCCGGAACGGTGATCGAGAAGATAGATGGAGAATCCATTACCGATGGAGCCGACTGGGCTAAGTTCCTGAACAGGAAAACAGGTAAGAATACCTTGCTGAGCCTGTATGATCCAACCACCAAAACACGTTGGGAGGAAACCGTTCAACCGATTTCCTTCGGAGAAGAAGCCTCATTGATGTACAAACGCTGGTTGAAAATGATGGATGATATGGTACGCAAACTGAGCGATGGAAAAATCGGTTACGTACATGTTCAGGGTATGAACGACGGCAGTTTCCGCAACACCTTCGATGTGGTGCTGGGTAAGAATTTCGATAAAGAAGCATTGATTGTGGACACCCGCTTTAATGGCGGCGGCTGGTTGCACGACGACCTGAACACTTTCCTCAGCGGCAAACAATACCTGAGCTTCGCACCCCAGGGTAACCGGCTGAAAGACGGTGAACCCATGGGCCGCTGGAGCAAACCAAGTGTGGTATTGATGAGCGAAGGCAATTACAGCGACGCCTTTATTTTCCCTTATATCTATAAGCAGAATGGCATCGGTAAACTGGTAGGTATGCCGGTTCCGGGTACAGGTACCGCGGTTTGGTGGGAAACCCAGATCGATCCTACCTTAGTATTCGGTATCCCCATGGTGGCTACGATTGGCAAGGAAAATCGTCCTACCGAAAATCTCCAACTGGAACCAGATATCCGTGTTCCGCTTCCTTACGAAGACTTCCTGAATGGAAGGGATCCGCAGATAGAAGCGGCCGTGAAAGAGATGCTGAAAGAGATCAGTGAGAAGAAGAAAGGATTTTAA
- the tig gene encoding trigger factor has protein sequence MATVTRENIGLLNDKITVKVAGEDYLPSFEKALKTYSKTANIPGFRKGMVPAGLIRKMHGQSVFTDEVLRSVEKQLNDYMTTEQLEIFAQPLPMPENDARQLDLNNPAEYAFAFEIGLKPNFSITDLSKGKFIGYKVDITEEMIDEEVSRLQLRHGKMTDPETVTSDDNVLNITFKEADEAGNAVEGGITKDNSLLVKYFSEAFRPQLMGIAAGATFTTTIANAFEGKEQEWVLGDLGLTAADAGKNFILEVTKVGLVERSELNEEFFKQVYPAIEINSADEFRAQVKAEIEQHWAAQTRNQLHDQIFHALVDDTQIDFPETFLKRWMQFNQEQPKTAEQAEAEFPAFKNQLKWTLIVDQIVKDNKIEVGPEDIKAFAKQQLFGYMGMPTSGDDQPWIEDYVNRMLKDRKFVEDSFHRIQTEKVFGWAETQVKPKEEKISTDAFTKLVQEHKH, from the coding sequence GGAAAATATCGGTTTACTGAACGACAAGATCACAGTAAAAGTAGCCGGAGAAGACTATCTTCCTTCCTTTGAAAAAGCGCTGAAAACATACAGCAAAACAGCTAATATACCTGGCTTCAGGAAAGGAATGGTACCCGCAGGACTTATCCGCAAAATGCACGGCCAGTCGGTGTTCACCGACGAAGTATTGCGTTCCGTTGAAAAACAACTGAACGATTACATGACCACCGAGCAACTGGAGATTTTCGCGCAGCCCCTCCCCATGCCCGAGAACGATGCCCGCCAGCTCGATCTGAACAACCCCGCTGAATACGCGTTTGCGTTCGAGATCGGCCTGAAACCCAACTTCTCCATCACCGATCTTTCCAAAGGAAAATTCATCGGTTACAAAGTGGACATCACCGAAGAGATGATCGACGAAGAAGTGAGCAGGCTCCAACTCCGCCACGGAAAAATGACCGACCCCGAAACAGTTACCTCCGACGATAATGTGCTGAACATCACTTTTAAAGAAGCCGATGAAGCAGGTAACGCAGTGGAAGGTGGCATCACAAAAGACAACTCCCTCCTGGTAAAATATTTCTCCGAAGCTTTCCGCCCCCAACTGATGGGCATCGCGGCAGGAGCTACTTTCACCACCACCATAGCCAACGCGTTCGAGGGTAAAGAGCAGGAATGGGTACTGGGCGATCTCGGTCTTACAGCCGCTGATGCCGGTAAAAACTTCATACTGGAAGTAACCAAAGTTGGACTGGTAGAACGTTCTGAACTGAATGAAGAATTCTTCAAGCAGGTATATCCCGCCATCGAGATCAACTCCGCGGACGAATTCCGTGCGCAGGTGAAAGCTGAGATCGAACAACACTGGGCCGCTCAAACCCGCAACCAACTGCACGACCAGATCTTTCACGCACTGGTGGATGACACGCAGATCGATTTCCCCGAAACTTTCCTGAAACGCTGGATGCAGTTCAACCAGGAACAACCCAAAACCGCAGAACAGGCCGAAGCCGAGTTCCCCGCGTTTAAGAACCAGTTGAAATGGACCCTGATCGTTGACCAGATCGTGAAAGACAACAAGATCGAAGTTGGTCCGGAAGATATCAAAGCTTTCGCCAAACAACAGCTTTTCGGTTACATGGGCATGCCCACTTCAGGTGATGACCAACCCTGGATCGAAGATTACGTGAACCGTATGCTGAAAGACCGCAAATTTGTGGAAGACAGCTTCCACCGCATCCAGACCGAAAAAGTTTTCGGATGGGCGGAAACACAGGTGAAACCTAAAGAAGAGAAGATCAGCACCGATGCTTTTACAAAGCTGGTGCAGGAGCATAAGCACTAA